One window of Athalia rosae chromosome 2, iyAthRosa1.1, whole genome shotgun sequence genomic DNA carries:
- the LOC105692002 gene encoding facilitated trehalose transporter Tret1-like isoform X1 has protein sequence MKLTKSYISKQRVNKPQQLTGRWSIGEVSRYLSLLNDKIFSRHSPITIQRSKSRIYHKPCHLKMMKHPELTDICRLKMDQHSNRTQWKQWMASITATLSMTSVGTVYGWYTTSIGRLQSEGSPVPFTVDEGGWLLSLTVLGSMIGPFIGAAMADNIGRKKTLLISTLYFIIGWLMIIFGENVPSYYISRLILGVGVGVSYTTNPMYVSEVADVNIRGALGTLIATNVFTGSLFACLVGPWVSTKVLTIILLFIPLLFIVTFIWFPESPYYLAAKGRSEEAIKAISFLKGIDDRAEAKEELDIILKNINDNIDTQNFKDKLSELRLPNNLRALMIITGLIAAQQLSGSFITISYLETLFTDAQIALEPHVATSIVLAVSLVSSGLSTSTVEKAGRRPLLFASTLGTTATLAILATYILLEKKTAVDLSSVNWIPILDVIVFQIVYQVGLGTLTNALIGELFPTNVKAIAGATITVTDGILGFAISKLYQVMGELLGVYVVYYFFAGSCFLAFFFVFAFVPETKNKTFAEIQTDLTESSFKCARRRNKI, from the exons ATGAAACTTACAAAGAGTTACATTTCTAAACAGCGAGTAAACAAGCCTCAACAGTTGACCGGTCGCTGGTCAATCGGTGAAGTCTCGAGGTACCTGTCGCTCCTCAACGATAAGATTTTCTCACGTCATTCGCCAATTACAATTCAACGTAGCAAAAGTAGAATTTATCACAAACCCTGTCACCTAAAAATG atGAAACACCCGGAACTAACTGATATCTGTCGACTCAAAATGGACCAACACTCCAATCGGACGCAGTGGAAGCAATGGATGGCGAGCATCACCG CGACATTGTCAATGACGTCCGTCGGCACTGTTTACGGATGGTACACGACATCGATAGGGCGTCTTCAGTCCGAGGGTTCCCCGGTGCCTTTTACGGTCGACGAGGGAGGCTGGCTGTTGTCTCTAACGGTGTTAGGGTCGATGATCGGTCCGTTTATCGGAGCCGCGATGGCGGACAACATCGGTCGCAAAAAGACCCTCCTCATTTCTACCCTCTACTTCATAATCGGTTGGCTGATGATAATCTTCGGTGAAAACGTGCCGTCTTACTACATATCCAGATTGATACTTGGCGTCGGTGTCGGTGTTTCGTACACAACGAATCCCATGTACGTCTCCGAAGTAGCGGACGTGAACATTCGCGGTGCTCTCGGTACACTGATAGCTACGAACGTGTTCACGGGTTCACTTTTCGCCTGTCTGGTCGGTCCCTGGGTGTCGACAAAAGTCCTAACGATAATTCTCCTTTTCATACCTCTTCTATTCATAGTGACGTTCATCTGGTTCCCGGAGAGTCCTTACTACCTCGCAGCTAAAGGTAGAAGCGAAGAGGCAATCAAggcaatttcatttttaaaggGCATCGACGATAGGGCGGAAGCCAAGGAGGAACTGGATATAATTCTGAAGAATATCAACGACAATATAGACACGCAAAATTTCAAAGACAAACTGTCCGAACTTCGACTCCCGAATAACCTACGGGCCCTCATGATAATCACCGGACTTATAGCCGCTCAACAGTTGAGTGGATCTTTCATCACGATTTCCTACCTGGAAACGCTGTTCACCGATGCACAGATCGCCCTCGAACCCCACGTAGCGACCAGTATTGTTCTGGCGGTCAGTCTTGTTTCCAGCGGACTTTCCACTTCGACGGTGGAGAAGGCCGGCAGAAGGCCTCTGCTATTCGCCTCAACGTTGGGCACCACAGCGACCCTCGCTATTCTCGCCACTTATATtttattggagaaaaaaaccgcCGTGGATCTGTCGAGCGTGAACTGGATTCCCATACTCGACGTTATCGTGTTTCAAATTGTGTACCAAGTAGGCTTGGGGACTTTGACTAACGCTTTGATAGGCGAACTTTTCCCAACGAACGTTAAGGCCATAGCAGGCGCGACTATCACAGTCACCGATGGTATTCTCGGCTTCGCTATTTCAAAACTTTATCAAGTTATGGGGGAACTTCTTGGGGTGTACGTGGTCTATTATTTCTTCGCTGGATCTTGTTTTCTCGcatttttcttcgtatttgCTTTTGTACCGGAAACTAAGAACAAGACATTCGCCGAGATCCAGACCGATTTGACCGAGAGTAGTTTCAAGTGTGCGAGACGAAGGAATAAGATCTGA
- the LOC105692002 gene encoding facilitated trehalose transporter Tret1-like isoform X2 translates to MDKVNAADTLMKHPELTDICRLKMDQHSNRTQWKQWMASITATLSMTSVGTVYGWYTTSIGRLQSEGSPVPFTVDEGGWLLSLTVLGSMIGPFIGAAMADNIGRKKTLLISTLYFIIGWLMIIFGENVPSYYISRLILGVGVGVSYTTNPMYVSEVADVNIRGALGTLIATNVFTGSLFACLVGPWVSTKVLTIILLFIPLLFIVTFIWFPESPYYLAAKGRSEEAIKAISFLKGIDDRAEAKEELDIILKNINDNIDTQNFKDKLSELRLPNNLRALMIITGLIAAQQLSGSFITISYLETLFTDAQIALEPHVATSIVLAVSLVSSGLSTSTVEKAGRRPLLFASTLGTTATLAILATYILLEKKTAVDLSSVNWIPILDVIVFQIVYQVGLGTLTNALIGELFPTNVKAIAGATITVTDGILGFAISKLYQVMGELLGVYVVYYFFAGSCFLAFFFVFAFVPETKNKTFAEIQTDLTESSFKCARRRNKI, encoded by the exons atGAAACACCCGGAACTAACTGATATCTGTCGACTCAAAATGGACCAACACTCCAATCGGACGCAGTGGAAGCAATGGATGGCGAGCATCACCG CGACATTGTCAATGACGTCCGTCGGCACTGTTTACGGATGGTACACGACATCGATAGGGCGTCTTCAGTCCGAGGGTTCCCCGGTGCCTTTTACGGTCGACGAGGGAGGCTGGCTGTTGTCTCTAACGGTGTTAGGGTCGATGATCGGTCCGTTTATCGGAGCCGCGATGGCGGACAACATCGGTCGCAAAAAGACCCTCCTCATTTCTACCCTCTACTTCATAATCGGTTGGCTGATGATAATCTTCGGTGAAAACGTGCCGTCTTACTACATATCCAGATTGATACTTGGCGTCGGTGTCGGTGTTTCGTACACAACGAATCCCATGTACGTCTCCGAAGTAGCGGACGTGAACATTCGCGGTGCTCTCGGTACACTGATAGCTACGAACGTGTTCACGGGTTCACTTTTCGCCTGTCTGGTCGGTCCCTGGGTGTCGACAAAAGTCCTAACGATAATTCTCCTTTTCATACCTCTTCTATTCATAGTGACGTTCATCTGGTTCCCGGAGAGTCCTTACTACCTCGCAGCTAAAGGTAGAAGCGAAGAGGCAATCAAggcaatttcatttttaaaggGCATCGACGATAGGGCGGAAGCCAAGGAGGAACTGGATATAATTCTGAAGAATATCAACGACAATATAGACACGCAAAATTTCAAAGACAAACTGTCCGAACTTCGACTCCCGAATAACCTACGGGCCCTCATGATAATCACCGGACTTATAGCCGCTCAACAGTTGAGTGGATCTTTCATCACGATTTCCTACCTGGAAACGCTGTTCACCGATGCACAGATCGCCCTCGAACCCCACGTAGCGACCAGTATTGTTCTGGCGGTCAGTCTTGTTTCCAGCGGACTTTCCACTTCGACGGTGGAGAAGGCCGGCAGAAGGCCTCTGCTATTCGCCTCAACGTTGGGCACCACAGCGACCCTCGCTATTCTCGCCACTTATATtttattggagaaaaaaaccgcCGTGGATCTGTCGAGCGTGAACTGGATTCCCATACTCGACGTTATCGTGTTTCAAATTGTGTACCAAGTAGGCTTGGGGACTTTGACTAACGCTTTGATAGGCGAACTTTTCCCAACGAACGTTAAGGCCATAGCAGGCGCGACTATCACAGTCACCGATGGTATTCTCGGCTTCGCTATTTCAAAACTTTATCAAGTTATGGGGGAACTTCTTGGGGTGTACGTGGTCTATTATTTCTTCGCTGGATCTTGTTTTCTCGcatttttcttcgtatttgCTTTTGTACCGGAAACTAAGAACAAGACATTCGCCGAGATCCAGACCGATTTGACCGAGAGTAGTTTCAAGTGTGCGAGACGAAGGAATAAGATCTGA
- the LOC105692002 gene encoding facilitated trehalose transporter Tret1-like isoform X3, giving the protein MKHPELTDICRLKMDQHSNRTQWKQWMASITATLSMTSVGTVYGWYTTSIGRLQSEGSPVPFTVDEGGWLLSLTVLGSMIGPFIGAAMADNIGRKKTLLISTLYFIIGWLMIIFGENVPSYYISRLILGVGVGVSYTTNPMYVSEVADVNIRGALGTLIATNVFTGSLFACLVGPWVSTKVLTIILLFIPLLFIVTFIWFPESPYYLAAKGRSEEAIKAISFLKGIDDRAEAKEELDIILKNINDNIDTQNFKDKLSELRLPNNLRALMIITGLIAAQQLSGSFITISYLETLFTDAQIALEPHVATSIVLAVSLVSSGLSTSTVEKAGRRPLLFASTLGTTATLAILATYILLEKKTAVDLSSVNWIPILDVIVFQIVYQVGLGTLTNALIGELFPTNVKAIAGATITVTDGILGFAISKLYQVMGELLGVYVVYYFFAGSCFLAFFFVFAFVPETKNKTFAEIQTDLTESSFKCARRRNKI; this is encoded by the exons atGAAACACCCGGAACTAACTGATATCTGTCGACTCAAAATGGACCAACACTCCAATCGGACGCAGTGGAAGCAATGGATGGCGAGCATCACCG CGACATTGTCAATGACGTCCGTCGGCACTGTTTACGGATGGTACACGACATCGATAGGGCGTCTTCAGTCCGAGGGTTCCCCGGTGCCTTTTACGGTCGACGAGGGAGGCTGGCTGTTGTCTCTAACGGTGTTAGGGTCGATGATCGGTCCGTTTATCGGAGCCGCGATGGCGGACAACATCGGTCGCAAAAAGACCCTCCTCATTTCTACCCTCTACTTCATAATCGGTTGGCTGATGATAATCTTCGGTGAAAACGTGCCGTCTTACTACATATCCAGATTGATACTTGGCGTCGGTGTCGGTGTTTCGTACACAACGAATCCCATGTACGTCTCCGAAGTAGCGGACGTGAACATTCGCGGTGCTCTCGGTACACTGATAGCTACGAACGTGTTCACGGGTTCACTTTTCGCCTGTCTGGTCGGTCCCTGGGTGTCGACAAAAGTCCTAACGATAATTCTCCTTTTCATACCTCTTCTATTCATAGTGACGTTCATCTGGTTCCCGGAGAGTCCTTACTACCTCGCAGCTAAAGGTAGAAGCGAAGAGGCAATCAAggcaatttcatttttaaaggGCATCGACGATAGGGCGGAAGCCAAGGAGGAACTGGATATAATTCTGAAGAATATCAACGACAATATAGACACGCAAAATTTCAAAGACAAACTGTCCGAACTTCGACTCCCGAATAACCTACGGGCCCTCATGATAATCACCGGACTTATAGCCGCTCAACAGTTGAGTGGATCTTTCATCACGATTTCCTACCTGGAAACGCTGTTCACCGATGCACAGATCGCCCTCGAACCCCACGTAGCGACCAGTATTGTTCTGGCGGTCAGTCTTGTTTCCAGCGGACTTTCCACTTCGACGGTGGAGAAGGCCGGCAGAAGGCCTCTGCTATTCGCCTCAACGTTGGGCACCACAGCGACCCTCGCTATTCTCGCCACTTATATtttattggagaaaaaaaccgcCGTGGATCTGTCGAGCGTGAACTGGATTCCCATACTCGACGTTATCGTGTTTCAAATTGTGTACCAAGTAGGCTTGGGGACTTTGACTAACGCTTTGATAGGCGAACTTTTCCCAACGAACGTTAAGGCCATAGCAGGCGCGACTATCACAGTCACCGATGGTATTCTCGGCTTCGCTATTTCAAAACTTTATCAAGTTATGGGGGAACTTCTTGGGGTGTACGTGGTCTATTATTTCTTCGCTGGATCTTGTTTTCTCGcatttttcttcgtatttgCTTTTGTACCGGAAACTAAGAACAAGACATTCGCCGAGATCCAGACCGATTTGACCGAGAGTAGTTTCAAGTGTGCGAGACGAAGGAATAAGATCTGA